The following coding sequences lie in one Lolium perenne isolate Kyuss_39 chromosome 2, Kyuss_2.0, whole genome shotgun sequence genomic window:
- the LOC127335619 gene encoding UDP-xylose transporter 1, producing MTAGLQLGVIGSLALSVASSVAIVICNKALISTLGFPFATTLTSWHLMVTYCTLHVAQRLHFFEPKAIDGHTVILFGFLNGTSIGLLNLSLGFNSIGFYQMTKLAIIPFTVLLETIFLNKRFSETIKLSLMVLLLGVGIASITDLKLNLLGSVLSGLAIATTCVGQILTNTIQKKLKVSSTQLLYQSAPYQAAILFATGPFVDQLLTNRSVFAHKYTTPVVGFIVLSCLIAVSVNFSTFLVIGTTSPVTYQVLGHLKTCLVLSFGYTLLHDPFTMRNILGILVAIFGMGLYSFFSVRESKKKSTNDALPVSQMQDKETEPLLVTKDSSDPKKANGVSHGC from the exons ATGACAGCTGGCTTACAGCTCGGTGTGATTGGGTCCCTCGCACTCTCTGTTGCATCTTCAGTTGCCATTGTCATCTGCAACAAAGCACTCATCAGCACACTTGGTTTCCCGTTCG CTACAACACTGACAAGCTGGCATCTTATGGTGACCTACTGCACCCTCCATGTGGCACAACGCTTACATTTCTTTGAGCCCAAGGCAATTGATGGACATACAGTGATCCTCTTTGGGTTTCTGAACGGCACCTCAATTGGACTTCTAAACCTTAGTTTAGGATTCAACTCCATTGGATTCTACCAG atgacGAAACTAGCAATCATACCTTTCACTGTGCTGCTGGAGACAATCTTCCTTAACAAAAGATTCAG CGAAACCATCAAGCTCTCTCTTATGGTATTACTTCTTGGAGTAGGCATCGCATCTATTACAGATCTCAAGTTAAATCTACTTGGGTCTGTCCTTTCTGGCCTTGCCATCGCGACTACTTGTGTTGGCCAAATT CTGACGAACACAATACAGAAGAAACTGAAGGTCTCCTCAACGCAGTTGTTGTACCAATCTGCACCTTACCAAGCAGCAATTCTGTTCGCAACTGGCCCCTTTGTGGATCAACTCCTTACGAACCGCAGTGTCTTCGCCCACAAATACACCACTCCTGTTGTG GGTTTCATCGTCCTATCTTGCTTGATTGCGGTGTCTGTGAACTTCAGTACATTTCTTGTGATTGGGACGACGTCTCCAGTGACATACCAGGTGCTTGGCCACCTTAAGACATGCCTAGTTCTCTCATTTGGCTACACTCTACTACACGATCCCTTCACCATGAGGAACATATTAGGCATTCTGGTTGCCATATTTGGTATGGGATTGTATTCCTTCTTCTCGGTCAGGGAGAGCAAGAAGAAGTCAACAAATGATGCTCTACCGGTTTCACAG ATGCAAGATAAGGAGACTGAACCACTTTTGGTAACCAAAGACAGCAGTGATCCCAAAAAGGCAAATGGTGTTTCTCACGGCTGCTAA